In a single window of the Pedococcus dokdonensis genome:
- a CDS encoding UPF0182 family membrane protein: MPTLIVLVVLGFAVSLLASLWTEVLWFDSVGYRQVFTTELFTKVLLFVVGFVITAAVVASSLVIGYRTRPIYAPVTAQQQNLDQYREAIEPLRKIAIFAIPGILGLLAGTGAAGQWQTYLLWRNGVSFGTKDPQFGLDLSFFMFTLPWIQFLLGFLTMALVMATLAAAFTHYVYGGLQIQSRAERTSRAARTHLAILVAALVLVRAATYWFDRYALSTKDSRLLTGIGYTDAHAVLPAKAILAISALMTVGLFVASIWSRSWRLPIVGVALLLITSIVVGSIYPALYQRFKVKPSEKSLEQLYIDRNIKATRTAYGIADVKTEGYTATTEATQGQLRDDAETIPGIRLVDPIVVSPTFKQLQSVRSYYAFPDALDVDRYTVDGKVRDTVLAVRELDLNGIPANQRNWLNDHTVYTHGFGLVAAFGNQRTTDGQPVFYERNIPQAGELPDFEPRIYFGEQSPSYSIVGASSGSSPREFDYPDTSAAGQKNNTYTGQGGVALGSLPRKLAYALKYRELNLLLSDAVNDKSRILDHRQPLERVERVAPWLTPDGNPYPAVVDGRVQWIIDGYTTSADYPYSRLTDLDTATSDSVTARSSAVTTIGRGQVNYIRNSVKATVDAYDGSIKLYAWDDKDPLLRAWSKAFGNTVLPMSQMSGDLMSHIRYPEDLFKVQRQTLAKYHVTDAASFYGGQDYWQIPEDPAQEASVVQPPYYLTLKMPDQDDARFSITTTFKPVGDRQILTGFLAVDADAGNTKGQRSSDYGTMRLLTLPKDSQVSGPGQVQNEIGSSNATSPDSALNLSQFLNNARQSGSSVTLGNLLTLPVGGGLLYVQPVYVRASGDSGYPLQRATVVAFGDKLAWAYTLDGALDGLFGGNSGATAGDSGSTPTTPPTGGTPTTPPTTDEAALAEALADIQAAYDAGQKALKAGDFAAYGTAQKQLDDAIKRAVAAAPQGGSVTVKPSPSATASPTGTPTSTPTTTSTP, translated from the coding sequence GTGCCGACGTTGATCGTGCTGGTCGTGCTCGGCTTCGCCGTCTCGCTGCTCGCCTCGCTGTGGACGGAGGTGCTGTGGTTCGACTCGGTCGGCTACCGCCAGGTCTTCACGACCGAGCTCTTCACGAAGGTGCTGCTGTTCGTCGTCGGGTTCGTCATCACGGCAGCCGTCGTGGCTTCGAGCCTCGTCATCGGCTACCGGACGCGGCCGATCTACGCACCCGTCACCGCCCAGCAGCAGAACCTCGACCAGTACCGCGAGGCCATCGAACCGCTGCGCAAGATCGCGATCTTCGCGATCCCCGGCATCCTCGGCCTGCTCGCAGGCACCGGGGCGGCGGGGCAGTGGCAGACCTACCTGCTCTGGCGCAACGGGGTGTCGTTCGGGACGAAGGACCCGCAGTTCGGGCTCGACCTGTCGTTCTTCATGTTCACGCTCCCGTGGATCCAGTTCCTCCTCGGCTTCCTCACGATGGCCCTGGTCATGGCGACCCTGGCCGCAGCCTTCACGCACTACGTCTACGGCGGCCTGCAGATCCAGTCGCGCGCGGAGCGCACCTCGCGCGCAGCCCGCACCCACCTCGCGATCCTCGTCGCAGCGCTCGTCCTGGTGCGGGCTGCGACCTACTGGTTCGACCGGTATGCGTTGTCCACCAAGGACTCCCGACTCCTCACGGGCATCGGCTACACCGATGCCCACGCCGTCCTGCCGGCCAAGGCGATCCTCGCCATCTCGGCGCTGATGACGGTCGGACTGTTCGTCGCCTCGATCTGGTCGCGCTCGTGGCGGTTGCCGATCGTCGGGGTGGCGCTGCTGCTCATCACCTCGATCGTCGTGGGCAGCATCTACCCCGCGCTCTACCAGCGGTTCAAGGTGAAGCCGTCGGAGAAGTCGCTCGAGCAGCTCTACATCGACCGCAACATCAAGGCGACCCGCACGGCCTACGGCATCGCGGACGTGAAGACCGAGGGTTACACCGCGACAACCGAGGCGACCCAGGGTCAGCTGCGCGACGACGCCGAGACCATCCCGGGCATCCGCCTCGTCGACCCCATCGTGGTGTCGCCGACCTTCAAGCAGCTCCAGTCGGTGCGGTCCTACTACGCCTTCCCGGACGCCCTCGACGTCGACCGCTACACCGTCGACGGCAAGGTCCGCGACACCGTCCTGGCGGTGCGCGAACTCGACCTCAACGGCATCCCCGCCAACCAGCGCAACTGGCTCAACGACCACACCGTCTACACCCACGGCTTCGGGCTGGTGGCGGCGTTCGGCAACCAGCGCACCACCGACGGGCAGCCCGTCTTCTACGAGCGGAACATCCCGCAGGCCGGTGAGCTGCCCGACTTCGAGCCGCGCATCTACTTCGGCGAGCAGTCGCCGTCCTACTCCATCGTGGGAGCCTCGAGCGGCAGCAGCCCGCGCGAGTTCGACTACCCGGACACCAGTGCCGCCGGCCAGAAGAACAACACCTACACGGGCCAGGGTGGTGTCGCGCTCGGGTCCTTGCCGCGCAAGCTGGCCTACGCGTTGAAGTACCGCGAGCTCAACCTGCTCCTGTCGGACGCGGTCAACGACAAGAGCCGCATCCTTGACCACCGCCAGCCCCTCGAGCGGGTCGAGCGGGTCGCCCCGTGGTTGACCCCCGACGGCAACCCCTACCCGGCCGTCGTCGACGGCAGGGTGCAGTGGATCATCGACGGCTACACGACCTCGGCCGACTACCCCTACTCGCGGCTGACCGACCTCGACACCGCCACCTCCGACTCGGTGACGGCGAGGTCCAGTGCGGTCACCACCATCGGCCGCGGCCAGGTCAACTACATCCGCAACTCGGTGAAGGCGACCGTCGACGCCTACGACGGGTCGATCAAGCTCTATGCCTGGGACGACAAGGACCCGCTGCTTCGGGCCTGGAGCAAGGCGTTCGGCAACACGGTGCTTCCGATGAGCCAGATGAGCGGCGACCTGATGTCGCACATCCGATACCCCGAAGACCTGTTCAAGGTGCAGCGGCAGACCCTCGCCAAGTACCACGTCACCGACGCCGCGTCGTTCTACGGCGGCCAGGACTACTGGCAGATCCCGGAGGACCCGGCGCAGGAGGCCAGCGTCGTGCAGCCGCCGTACTACCTGACCCTGAAGATGCCCGACCAGGACGACGCGCGCTTCTCGATCACGACGACGTTCAAGCCGGTCGGAGACCGGCAGATCCTCACCGGCTTCCTCGCCGTCGACGCCGACGCCGGCAACACCAAGGGTCAGCGCAGCAGCGACTACGGCACGATGCGGCTGCTCACCCTGCCCAAGGACAGCCAGGTCAGCGGTCCCGGCCAGGTGCAGAACGAGATCGGGTCGTCGAACGCGACCTCGCCCGACTCCGCCCTCAACCTGAGCCAGTTCCTCAACAACGCGCGCCAGAGCGGGTCGAGCGTGACGCTCGGCAACCTGCTGACGCTCCCGGTCGGGGGCGGTCTGCTCTACGTCCAGCCGGTCTACGTCCGGGCCAGCGGCGACTCCGGGTACCCGCTCCAGCGGGCCACCGTCGTCGCGTTCGGTGACAAGCTCGCCTGGGCCTACACGCTCGACGGCGCGCTCGACGGGTTGTTCGGCGGCAACTCGGGCGCGACGGCCGGCGACTCCGGCTCGACGCCCACGACACCGCCGACAGGCGGCACCCCGACCACCCCGCCCACCACCGACGAGGCTGCCCTCGCCGAGGCGCTGGCCGACATCCAAGCCGCGTACGACGCGGGTCAGAAGGCGCTCAAGGCCGGTGACTTCGCGGCATACGGCACTGCCCAGAAGCAGCTCGACGACGCCATCAAGCGCGCCGTCGCGGCTGCGCCCCAGGGCGGTTCGGTGACCGTCAAGCCGTCGCCGTCCGCCACCGCCAGCCCGACCGGGACACCCACCAGCACGCCCACGACGACGTCCACGCCCTGA
- a CDS encoding RHS repeat-associated core domain-containing protein: MHDPDDITGYDVSDAAIGYDRSYAYDGAGRLASVADHTASDHGADLDASPCVVRAYTFDNNGRRKTLTTATHSDGDCAGTTGVTSTSASFDNYDTADRPTLGQGGVGQYVYDALGRQTALPAVDTPDYATDTTAGGITLGYFDDDLPRSVAQTVAGVTTSTVFTLDAAGRRSSATTTTGTATSTLVRHYADGSDNPAWTDKDGIITRYAESIGGDLGLTLAADGSADLTLANLHGDVVTTVPISAAATNSDAAAGIDGWSDFTEYGAPRTGSSTTTTGGSLGYGWLGAKQRSTTTETAGLTLMGDRLYNAVSGRFTSLDPEPGGNATAYAYPNDPINMYDLDGHWSVRKAFWKGVGFFSARQYITATGYASKFDGRGVRRSLWPSAAGNYSYEVSAKQSSSRWGGSFGRHAVRAFRSRAFRFGARAFGRTAGWQVTAVATGLDYYHSRPKWRPRQHLSEMRSAWGKPVNAAFGWATRKFWSKARGAY; the protein is encoded by the coding sequence GTGCACGACCCAGACGACATCACCGGCTACGACGTCAGCGACGCCGCCATCGGGTACGACCGCAGCTACGCCTACGACGGGGCCGGTCGTCTCGCCAGCGTGGCCGACCACACCGCCAGCGACCACGGCGCCGACCTGGACGCCTCACCCTGTGTGGTACGGGCCTACACGTTCGACAACAACGGCCGCCGCAAGACCCTCACCACCGCCACGCACAGCGACGGTGACTGTGCCGGAACCACCGGAGTGACCAGCACCAGCGCGTCATTCGATAACTACGACACCGCCGACCGACCCACCCTCGGCCAAGGCGGCGTTGGCCAGTACGTGTACGACGCGCTCGGGCGGCAGACGGCGCTGCCGGCTGTGGACACCCCTGACTACGCCACCGACACCACCGCCGGCGGCATCACGCTGGGGTACTTCGACGACGACCTGCCCCGTTCTGTCGCTCAGACCGTCGCCGGGGTCACGACCTCCACGGTGTTCACCCTCGACGCAGCGGGTCGTCGATCCAGCGCGACAACGACGACCGGTACGGCGACGTCGACCTTGGTGCGGCACTACGCCGATGGGTCGGACAACCCCGCTTGGACCGACAAGGACGGCATCATCACCAGGTATGCCGAATCAATCGGCGGTGACCTCGGACTCACCTTGGCCGCCGACGGCTCAGCCGACCTGACCCTGGCAAACCTGCACGGCGATGTTGTCACCACGGTCCCGATCAGTGCCGCCGCGACCAACAGTGACGCCGCCGCCGGGATCGACGGGTGGTCCGACTTCACCGAGTACGGGGCACCCCGCACCGGCTCCAGCACGACGACGACTGGCGGGTCGCTTGGGTATGGCTGGCTCGGCGCGAAACAGCGCTCCACCACCACCGAGACTGCAGGCCTGACCCTGATGGGCGACCGGCTCTACAACGCAGTGTCAGGTCGCTTCACGAGCCTCGACCCCGAACCCGGCGGCAACGCCACTGCGTACGCCTACCCCAACGACCCAATCAACATGTACGACCTCGACGGCCACTGGAGCGTACGTAAGGCATTCTGGAAAGGCGTCGGCTTCTTCAGCGCTCGTCAATACATCACCGCGACAGGCTACGCGTCGAAGTTTGACGGTAGGGGAGTGAGGAGGTCCCTCTGGCCGTCGGCCGCAGGCAACTACAGCTACGAAGTGTCCGCTAAGCAGTCATCGAGTCGATGGGGGGGATCGTTCGGGAGGCATGCCGTGAGGGCTTTCCGTAGCCGAGCGTTCCGCTTCGGGGCACGGGCTTTCGGCAGGACGGCCGGTTGGCAGGTCACGGCCGTGGCTACAGGACTCGACTACTATCACAGTCGGCCCAAGTGGCGACCTCGGCAGCACCTGAGCGAGATGCGCTCAGCTTGGGGCAAGCCTGTCAACGCTGCGTTTGGCTGGGCGACCAGGAAATTCTGGAGCAAGGCAAGGGGTGCGTACTGA
- a CDS encoding DEAD/DEAH box helicase: MAQRGQRQSGGQRQSGGQRPAQRTQRRGRPLDNEGIIPVLARAVREVETEAQRGRVKPSGRAKFQVVALLVREERARVKADAEIGGAEREAQLKRLDGIATILAKTAARDTSLLVLLAEEAVVSDAAANLRRDMLRAAGVEAEPEPVLEEDPESLPATPERPAVPQSVVSRQLANPFLAPDFSAVVPRRATTGRLSSWELLGPLFRAFEYGGESSCMPLPEPTSVLRGAGELQLMRHQGQVVAAAAAGHRSFLLADEPGLGKTAQALLAAQAANAYPLLVVVPNVVKANWAHEAELWTPRHPATVIHGNGDTVDGFADIVVVNYEVLDRHVGWLGDLGFRGMVVDEAHFIKNKTSQRSQHVLQLADRIRQRTPNPLLMALTGTPLINDIEDFKAIWQFLGWIDDKKPRHALMAALEETGLTPADSGFYSAARTSVIEQGIVRRRKVDVAADIPARRVADLPVELDDDAGRSIRAAEQELARRLVKRYHAALEARTSGVVVEGIDHDLVRRVATWEREEGSKAKSGDNVFTVMRRIGQAKAGLAADYAGQLARSVGKVVFFAKHIDVMDVAEETFARRGVKFSSIRGDQTAKVRKANIDAFINDPEVAIVVCSLTAAGVGLNLQVASNVVLAELSWTAAEQTQAIDRVHRIGQAEPVTAWRIIAAQTIDARIAQLIDSKAGLAARALDGSDEEVGSSADVQLEALVALLTDALTEELGAPDAADALPLPGAPADGAEQRPATPAAPALAANLFSTTELSTTQ, encoded by the coding sequence TTGGCTCAGCGAGGCCAGCGCCAGTCCGGCGGTCAACGCCAGTCCGGCGGTCAGCGACCCGCCCAGCGCACCCAGCGCCGCGGACGCCCACTCGACAACGAGGGCATCATCCCCGTGCTCGCCCGCGCCGTGCGCGAGGTCGAGACCGAGGCGCAACGAGGTCGGGTCAAGCCTTCGGGACGGGCCAAGTTCCAGGTCGTGGCGCTGCTCGTGCGGGAGGAGCGCGCCCGGGTCAAAGCCGATGCCGAGATCGGCGGTGCCGAGCGTGAGGCCCAGCTCAAGCGGCTCGACGGGATCGCGACGATCCTGGCCAAGACCGCGGCCCGTGACACCTCCCTCCTGGTGCTGCTCGCCGAGGAAGCCGTGGTGAGCGATGCGGCGGCGAACCTGCGGCGCGACATGCTCCGCGCGGCCGGTGTCGAGGCCGAGCCGGAGCCGGTGCTCGAGGAGGACCCCGAGAGCCTGCCCGCCACTCCCGAACGGCCTGCCGTGCCGCAGTCGGTCGTGTCGCGCCAGCTCGCGAACCCGTTCCTGGCGCCTGACTTCAGCGCCGTGGTGCCCCGCCGGGCCACGACCGGTCGGCTGAGCAGCTGGGAGCTGCTGGGCCCGCTGTTCCGCGCCTTCGAGTACGGCGGCGAGTCGTCCTGCATGCCGCTGCCCGAGCCCACCTCGGTGCTGCGCGGGGCCGGTGAGCTGCAGCTGATGCGCCACCAGGGCCAGGTCGTCGCGGCCGCCGCGGCCGGCCACCGGAGCTTCCTGCTGGCCGACGAGCCGGGCCTGGGCAAGACCGCCCAGGCGCTGCTCGCCGCCCAGGCCGCCAACGCCTACCCGTTGCTCGTGGTGGTGCCCAACGTGGTCAAGGCCAACTGGGCTCACGAGGCCGAGCTGTGGACGCCGCGCCACCCCGCGACCGTCATCCACGGCAACGGCGACACCGTCGACGGGTTCGCCGACATCGTCGTCGTCAACTACGAGGTGCTCGACCGCCACGTCGGCTGGCTGGGCGACCTGGGCTTTCGGGGCATGGTCGTCGACGAGGCGCACTTCATCAAGAACAAGACCTCACAGCGCTCGCAGCACGTGCTGCAGCTGGCCGACCGGATCCGCCAGCGCACGCCCAACCCGCTCCTCATGGCCCTCACCGGCACCCCGCTGATCAACGACATCGAGGACTTCAAGGCGATCTGGCAGTTCCTCGGCTGGATCGACGACAAGAAGCCGCGGCACGCGCTGATGGCCGCCCTGGAGGAGACCGGGCTGACTCCGGCCGACTCCGGCTTCTACTCCGCGGCCCGCACCAGCGTCATCGAGCAGGGCATCGTCCGTCGGCGCAAGGTCGACGTCGCCGCTGACATCCCTGCTCGGCGGGTGGCCGACCTGCCGGTCGAGCTCGACGACGACGCGGGTCGCTCGATCCGTGCCGCCGAGCAGGAGCTGGCCCGCCGCCTCGTCAAGCGCTACCACGCAGCCCTCGAGGCCCGCACGTCCGGCGTCGTCGTCGAAGGCATCGACCACGACCTCGTGCGCCGCGTCGCCACCTGGGAGCGCGAGGAGGGCAGCAAGGCCAAGTCGGGCGACAACGTCTTCACGGTGATGCGCCGGATCGGCCAGGCCAAGGCCGGCCTCGCCGCCGACTACGCCGGCCAGCTGGCCCGCAGCGTCGGCAAGGTCGTCTTCTTCGCCAAGCACATCGACGTCATGGACGTCGCGGAGGAGACCTTCGCCCGGCGCGGCGTGAAGTTCTCCTCGATCCGCGGGGACCAGACCGCCAAGGTGCGCAAGGCCAACATCGACGCGTTCATCAACGACCCCGAGGTGGCGATCGTGGTCTGCTCGCTGACCGCGGCGGGGGTCGGCCTCAACCTCCAGGTCGCCTCCAACGTCGTCCTCGCGGAGCTGTCCTGGACCGCAGCCGAGCAGACCCAGGCCATCGACCGCGTCCACCGCATCGGCCAGGCCGAGCCGGTCACCGCGTGGCGGATCATCGCCGCGCAGACCATCGACGCCAGGATCGCCCAGCTGATCGACAGCAAGGCCGGCCTGGCTGCCCGGGCTCTCGACGGGTCGGACGAGGAGGTCGGCTCCTCGGCGGACGTGCAGCTCGAGGCGTTGGTGGCGCTGCTCACCGATGCCCTCACCGAGGAGCTGGGAGCTCCCGACGCCGCCGACGCGCTCCCGCTCCCCGGCGCCCCTGCCGACGGTGCGGAGCAGCGACCGGCGACGCCGGCCGCACCGGCCTTGGCGGCCAACCTCTTCTCGACCACCGAGCTCTCGACCACCCAGTAG
- a CDS encoding DUF4331 domain-containing protein: protein MSSHREAPEVSKDPVADNTDVYAFVSPDRPDTVTLIANFIPFQNPQGGPNFYEFGDDVLYEIHVSNRGDARADVTYQFRFATTVRNDSTFLYNTGPISKITDTAWNRPQSYSVTRVARGERGRLLASKLLCPPVNIGIRSTPNYPQLANQAIHSIQGGRKVFAGQRAEGFFVDLGSIFDLGALRPFQNLHLIPSAAAVGVNGTQGLNVHSIAIQVPITDLTRRPSRPTDPLDPGSVIGVWATASRQKSRIWDGRYGRHSWRGPFSQVSRLGNPLFNEVITPMARKDRWNATQPHDDSAFAKYVARPELAKLLPALYPGVFPNLAAYTKDRADLLAILLTGIPKGVVPGFQNYTGSTQADMLRLNVAIPPTANPNPIGLVAGDAAGFPNGRRIIDDVVTIELRAIAGATIPLVDPGFTPDGAASVVKDGTSNTNAPYLGAFPYLGHPAGGYQTMPGTPAA, encoded by the coding sequence ATGTCCTCGCACCGCGAAGCCCCCGAGGTCTCCAAGGACCCGGTCGCCGACAACACCGACGTCTACGCCTTCGTCAGCCCTGACCGGCCTGACACCGTCACACTGATCGCCAACTTCATCCCGTTCCAGAACCCCCAGGGCGGGCCCAACTTCTACGAGTTCGGCGACGACGTGCTCTACGAGATCCACGTCAGCAACCGCGGCGACGCCCGGGCCGACGTGACCTACCAGTTCCGGTTCGCGACCACCGTGCGCAACGACTCCACGTTCCTCTACAACACCGGCCCGATCTCCAAGATCACCGACACCGCGTGGAACCGGCCGCAGTCCTACTCGGTCACCCGCGTCGCGCGGGGCGAGCGGGGTCGGCTCCTGGCCAGCAAGCTGCTGTGCCCACCGGTCAACATCGGCATCCGCAGCACGCCGAACTACCCCCAGCTCGCGAACCAGGCGATCCACTCGATCCAGGGCGGTCGCAAGGTCTTCGCGGGACAGCGCGCCGAGGGCTTCTTCGTCGACCTGGGCAGCATCTTCGACCTCGGCGCCCTGCGCCCCTTCCAGAACCTGCACCTGATCCCGTCGGCGGCCGCGGTGGGGGTCAACGGCACGCAGGGCCTCAACGTGCACAGCATCGCGATCCAGGTGCCGATCACCGACCTCACCCGCCGGCCCTCCAGGCCCACCGACCCGCTCGACCCGGGATCGGTCATCGGGGTCTGGGCGACGGCGAGCCGGCAGAAATCGCGGATCTGGGACGGCCGGTACGGCCGGCACTCGTGGCGCGGCCCGTTCAGCCAGGTCTCCCGGCTCGGGAACCCGTTGTTCAACGAGGTCATCACCCCGATGGCCCGGAAGGACCGCTGGAACGCCACGCAGCCGCACGACGACTCCGCCTTCGCGAAGTACGTCGCGAGGCCGGAGCTGGCCAAGCTGCTGCCGGCGCTCTACCCGGGGGTCTTCCCGAACCTGGCCGCCTACACCAAGGACCGCGCTGACCTCCTCGCGATCCTGCTCACGGGCATCCCGAAGGGTGTCGTCCCGGGCTTCCAGAACTACACCGGGAGCACCCAGGCCGACATGCTGCGGCTCAACGTGGCCATCCCGCCCACGGCGAACCCCAACCCGATCGGGCTCGTGGCCGGTGATGCTGCCGGGTTCCCGAACGGCCGCCGCATCATCGACGACGTCGTGACGATCGAGCTCCGGGCCATCGCCGGCGCGACCATCCCGCTGGTCGACCCGGGCTTCACCCCTGACGGGGCAGCCAGCGTCGTCAAGGACGGCACGTCCAACACGAACGCCCCCTACCTGGGCGCGTTCCCCTACCTCGGCCACCCGGCCGGGGGCTACCAGACGATGCCCGGCACGCCCGCGGCCTGA
- a CDS encoding MerR family transcriptional regulator: MVYTIGHAARLSGVPSATIRAWERRYGLVRPVRTDGGYRLYDEQGLQLLRAMAALVAAGWSPSQAAEHLRLEGAASSDERQAPWEAYLRARDRAEHQQRGDGSRPLDSARRAVAEATAGWPAAMDHTVAEGAAEQPASGAWDVTALVRGAAELDPAAVDAAVDAAFAAGPLEEVVEVWLMPALEMLGLQWRAGRIDVAGEHVVSATVHRRLGAEMRSAASAGGPRVAVGLPRDAHHELGMLAFAVLLRRAGLDVVYLGADLPAQHWVRVVEQRDTAAVVVGAPTAADVVAARETVAALHAARPGLAVYVGGGAQFEVGEGTRPLGHGVAAAAAELSRLLQ; encoded by the coding sequence ATGGTGTACACGATTGGGCATGCTGCTCGCCTGAGCGGCGTACCGTCCGCCACGATCCGGGCCTGGGAACGCCGCTACGGGCTCGTGCGCCCCGTGCGCACCGACGGGGGCTACCGCCTCTACGACGAGCAGGGGCTCCAGCTGCTGCGGGCGATGGCGGCCCTGGTGGCGGCCGGCTGGTCGCCCAGCCAGGCGGCCGAGCACCTGCGCCTGGAGGGCGCGGCGTCGAGCGACGAGCGGCAGGCACCCTGGGAGGCCTACCTCCGGGCCAGGGACCGGGCCGAGCACCAGCAGCGCGGCGACGGGTCGAGACCACTCGACAGTGCCCGTCGTGCGGTGGCGGAGGCGACGGCGGGCTGGCCGGCGGCCATGGACCACACCGTGGCCGAGGGTGCCGCCGAGCAGCCCGCTTCCGGCGCCTGGGACGTCACGGCACTGGTCCGGGGAGCCGCCGAGCTCGACCCTGCGGCGGTCGACGCGGCTGTCGACGCGGCTTTCGCTGCGGGCCCGCTCGAGGAGGTCGTCGAGGTCTGGTTGATGCCTGCTCTGGAGATGCTGGGGCTGCAGTGGCGGGCGGGGCGGATCGACGTGGCCGGCGAGCACGTGGTGAGTGCCACCGTGCACCGTCGCCTCGGTGCCGAGATGCGCAGCGCCGCCTCGGCGGGCGGCCCCCGGGTCGCCGTCGGATTGCCTCGCGACGCGCACCATGAGCTCGGGATGCTGGCCTTCGCCGTGCTGCTGCGTCGCGCCGGCCTCGACGTCGTCTACCTGGGCGCGGACCTGCCGGCCCAGCACTGGGTGCGGGTCGTGGAGCAGCGGGACACCGCGGCCGTGGTGGTCGGCGCCCCCACCGCCGCCGACGTCGTCGCGGCCCGTGAGACGGTCGCCGCGCTGCACGCCGCCCGGCCGGGCCTCGCCGTGTACGTCGGGGGTGGCGCGCAGTTCGAGGTCGGGGAGGGCACCCGGCCGCTCGGGCACGGGGTCGCCGCGGCTGCTGCCGAGCTGAGTCGACTGCTGCAGTAG